From a region of the Bdellovibrionales bacterium genome:
- a CDS encoding (2Fe-2S)-binding protein — protein sequence MQRKKRAEIICRCNNVPRDVIEDAIANGGCDTLNKIFDETMAGVGPCGGSCRRKLGPLLDHYLKTGTFPEKIIEDTTGKAPAPASSSKNESGGES from the coding sequence ATGCAAAGAAAGAAACGCGCCGAAATTATTTGCCGATGCAACAACGTTCCTCGCGACGTGATTGAGGACGCTATTGCCAATGGTGGCTGCGACACTCTGAATAAGATCTTCGATGAAACTATGGCGGGCGTGGGCCCGTGCGGTGGATCTTGCCGCAGAAAACTCGGCCCCCTGCTTGATCACTATCTCAAAACCGGAACCTTCCCCGAAAAGATCATTGAAGATACCACTGGCAAAGCGCCGGCTCCGGCAAGTAGTAGCAAAAACGAAAGCGGCGGAGAATCTTAA
- a CDS encoding pyroglutamyl-peptidase I, with translation MARILVTGFQPFLHHSINSSERVLTALTKERQDIEAVFLPVSFQNSFAVLKKHLSAQPHYDFVIMLGQANGRALVSLERVALNWMESKNPDNDGECPAGGRILGGAPDSYLVDFFPSAWKEILSSVGSEAEGLEYPTKLAEVSLTAGAYVCNNLYFKMAHELRGSKTLPLFVHLPLLPEQIDENPGSPSMKLTTQVRIVSELLNLLTA, from the coding sequence ATGGCGCGCATTTTAGTCACGGGCTTTCAGCCCTTTCTTCATCACAGCATAAATTCTTCTGAACGCGTCCTCACAGCACTCACGAAAGAACGCCAAGACATCGAGGCGGTTTTCCTACCTGTGAGTTTTCAGAATTCTTTCGCCGTACTTAAGAAACACCTCAGCGCCCAACCCCACTACGACTTTGTGATTATGCTTGGACAAGCCAACGGCCGTGCGCTCGTTTCGCTCGAACGTGTTGCTCTGAATTGGATGGAAAGTAAAAATCCCGATAACGACGGCGAGTGCCCGGCAGGCGGCAGAATTCTCGGTGGCGCTCCGGATTCTTACCTGGTCGATTTCTTTCCATCAGCATGGAAAGAAATTCTGTCCTCTGTTGGCAGCGAAGCCGAAGGACTTGAATACCCGACGAAGCTCGCAGAAGTATCTCTGACTGCCGGAGCTTATGTTTGTAATAATTTGTATTTTAAAATGGCGCATGAGTTGCGCGGCTCTAAAACTCTGCCTTTGTTCGTTCACTTGCCGCTTTTACCTGAGCAGATTGATGAAAATCCAGGTTCGCCTTCGATGAAGCTGACGACCCAGGTGCGGATCGTCAGCGAGCTTTTAAATCTTTTAACAGCCTAA
- a CDS encoding (2Fe-2S)-binding protein → MSTSGENRKFSVGLEGRDRIEVNMDGSAPKVQFRGCTEMMSLMQSMRKSFGVDIQQWPVPNGTSHSEILLRELILKLRGEWNYPYKEAEVCHCRGVSCQTIDQAIVAGAHTTTSVSRQTNASTNCGTCRPDVQKMIDYRLNGGTIAIPAKKSA, encoded by the coding sequence ATGTCTACGTCAGGTGAAAATAGAAAATTCAGTGTTGGACTTGAAGGCCGTGACCGTATTGAAGTCAATATGGACGGATCAGCTCCGAAAGTTCAATTCCGTGGTTGCACGGAGATGATGAGTCTTATGCAATCGATGCGTAAGAGCTTTGGCGTCGACATTCAACAGTGGCCAGTTCCAAACGGCACGAGTCATTCCGAGATTCTTTTGCGCGAGTTGATCCTGAAGCTTCGCGGTGAGTGGAATTACCCCTATAAGGAAGCAGAAGTCTGCCATTGTCGTGGAGTTTCTTGTCAGACGATCGATCAGGCGATCGTGGCCGGAGCGCACACGACGACCTCGGTGAGCCGCCAAACTAACGCCAGCACGAACTGTGGGACTTGTAGACCCGACGTGCAAAAGATGATTGATTATCGTCTTAACGGCGGCACGATCGCCATTCCCGCTAAGAAAAGCGCCTAA
- a CDS encoding RimK family alpha-L-glutamate ligase — translation MTLNAMPFFHQARHKKRAHEILGTLPQPKIFNEVTTFPVVVKDCLSSQGEGVFLCKNHNELSDCLMKLQGREVLFQEFIAESQGHDIRAFVIGQNVVASMERSSTNPLIEFRSNLSLGGTAKSVTLTAEEQDLCIAAVHRLGLDYAGVDLVRSHRGGLILEVNPCPGLEGIEKCSQKNIAKEIVLYAESLCRSHSQR, via the coding sequence GTGACTCTGAATGCAATGCCTTTTTTTCATCAGGCACGCCACAAAAAACGCGCCCATGAAATTCTCGGAACCCTACCTCAACCGAAAATTTTCAACGAAGTAACCACCTTCCCCGTGGTCGTAAAAGACTGCCTTTCAAGCCAGGGGGAAGGCGTTTTCCTCTGCAAAAATCACAATGAACTTTCTGACTGCCTGATGAAATTACAAGGCCGCGAAGTGCTCTTTCAGGAGTTTATTGCCGAAAGCCAAGGCCATGACATTCGCGCTTTTGTGATCGGTCAAAACGTGGTTGCCAGCATGGAGCGTTCTTCGACAAACCCCTTGATAGAATTTCGTTCCAACCTTTCATTGGGAGGCACGGCAAAGTCCGTGACCCTCACTGCGGAGGAACAGGATTTGTGTATTGCCGCCGTTCATCGACTGGGCCTAGATTATGCCGGTGTCGATTTGGTCCGGTCTCATCGAGGAGGTCTTATCCTTGAAGTCAATCCTTGCCCTGGGCTCGAAGGTATTGAAAAATGTAGTCAGAAGAATATCGCCAAGGAAATCGTTCTCTATGCTGAAAGTCTCTGCCGTTCCCATTCTCAAAGATAA
- the gloB gene encoding hydroxyacylglutathione hydrolase has translation MLKVSAVPILKDNYVFIPTNGQTKECVIIDPGQADAVKSFILKEHLRPRGILLTHHHWDHIGGAQELKKAFDVKIYAPLKEQKLIDFADVYLQENDFVFEAGMQFRIIDLPGHTMGHIAYLEEKQKWLFSGDVLFSLGCGRIFDGTIEDHYKSLGKIKALDPSTIIHCTHEYTEMNLKFCLEKFPEDPALKNFAQHVQALRSQGKPTVPFPLNQELELNPFLKAKNEADFIALREERNNFKT, from the coding sequence ATGCTGAAAGTCTCTGCCGTTCCCATTCTCAAAGATAACTACGTTTTCATTCCGACCAACGGGCAAACAAAAGAATGTGTCATTATTGACCCCGGCCAAGCGGATGCAGTGAAGAGCTTTATCCTCAAAGAGCACCTTCGTCCTCGTGGCATTCTTCTCACCCACCACCACTGGGACCATATCGGTGGCGCGCAAGAACTTAAAAAAGCTTTCGACGTTAAAATCTATGCGCCTTTAAAAGAGCAAAAGCTGATTGATTTTGCCGATGTCTACTTGCAAGAAAATGATTTTGTTTTTGAAGCCGGCATGCAGTTCCGAATTATCGACCTTCCAGGGCATACGATGGGTCATATTGCCTACCTCGAGGAAAAACAAAAATGGCTCTTTAGCGGTGACGTGCTCTTTAGCCTTGGCTGTGGCCGCATCTTCGATGGGACCATCGAGGATCACTACAAGAGCCTCGGAAAAATCAAAGCATTGGACCCCAGCACAATTATTCACTGCACTCATGAATACACAGAGATGAACTTAAAATTTTGTCTTGAGAAATTTCCAGAAGATCCGGCGCTTAAAAACTTTGCGCAGCACGTGCAAGCCCTGCGCAGCCAAGGTAAACCGACCGTGCCGTTTCCTTTAAATCAAGAACTAGAGCTCAATCCATTTTTAAAAGCAAAAAACGAAGCGGACTTCATCGCACTCCGCGAAGAGCGAAATAATTTTAAGACTTAA
- a CDS encoding TIGR01777 family oxidoreductase: MKVLMTGATGLIGRELGKALVNRGDQVYVVTRDAEKARSTLPFPCEIIPGNLTEAPLKEHPDLRLMDAVINLAGENIGGGRWNESRKRKIYESRILGTRNLIQSLPVAPKIFISASAVGYYGSQGDTLLTEESPAGEDFLSQVCQDWEEELLTFSYGEALAATRVVSIRTGMVLSSHGGAMEKLLPLFRRGLGAVLGEGKQWMSWIHVEDEVGLILHALDKNSLRGPMNLVSPNPVTNEEFSKTLASVLEVGLAPRVPAMVLWASMGEMSALVLDSQRAIPQVATQTGYKFKYPDLKKALENVCNKNDEEIFVSEQYLPWKPEEIFPFFSHAGNLQRITPPTLDFEIVSSSSEKIQAGTEIVYRLKLRGMPMRWKSRIEDWNPPFHFTDTQIEGPYTLWHHSHEFRPFAGGTLMIDRVRYVLPMGSIGNLLGGTIVRSEIEKIFAYRREYLIKNLERDLGFKSETGLHP; this comes from the coding sequence ATGAAAGTACTCATGACTGGAGCTACAGGGTTGATTGGCAGAGAGCTTGGTAAAGCTCTTGTGAACCGTGGCGATCAAGTCTACGTCGTAACTCGCGACGCAGAGAAGGCGCGCTCGACGCTCCCTTTCCCGTGTGAAATCATCCCTGGCAATCTCACGGAAGCTCCGCTGAAAGAGCATCCGGATCTGCGTTTGATGGACGCTGTGATTAACCTTGCAGGCGAAAATATCGGCGGTGGTCGGTGGAATGAGTCCCGTAAAAGAAAAATCTATGAGTCGCGCATTCTTGGTACTCGGAATCTGATTCAAAGTCTGCCGGTAGCGCCAAAGATTTTTATCAGCGCTTCGGCCGTTGGTTATTATGGCTCCCAAGGCGACACGCTTCTGACTGAAGAGAGCCCCGCGGGAGAAGATTTCTTGTCGCAAGTTTGTCAGGACTGGGAAGAGGAACTTTTGACTTTTTCATACGGCGAGGCTCTGGCGGCGACTCGGGTGGTTTCTATCCGCACCGGAATGGTGCTGTCGTCCCATGGCGGAGCGATGGAGAAGCTTTTGCCACTTTTCCGTCGCGGTCTTGGTGCGGTTCTTGGCGAGGGCAAGCAGTGGATGAGTTGGATTCATGTCGAGGATGAAGTTGGTTTGATTCTGCACGCTCTGGATAAAAACTCACTGCGCGGGCCCATGAATTTGGTTTCACCAAATCCAGTCACAAATGAGGAGTTTTCTAAAACGCTGGCTTCCGTTTTAGAGGTCGGACTCGCACCGCGAGTTCCGGCGATGGTGCTTTGGGCGTCGATGGGCGAGATGTCAGCGCTTGTTTTGGATTCACAGCGGGCAATTCCGCAAGTGGCGACGCAAACAGGATACAAATTTAAATATCCTGATCTAAAAAAAGCTCTGGAAAATGTTTGCAATAAAAATGACGAAGAGATTTTTGTCTCTGAACAGTACTTGCCTTGGAAGCCTGAAGAGATCTTTCCATTTTTTAGCCACGCGGGAAATTTGCAAAGAATTACGCCGCCGACTTTGGATTTTGAAATCGTCTCGAGTTCTTCTGAAAAGATTCAAGCAGGCACTGAGATCGTTTACCGCCTGAAACTTCGTGGTATGCCGATGCGTTGGAAGAGTCGTATTGAAGATTGGAATCCTCCTTTTCATTTTACGGATACGCAGATCGAAGGACCTTATACGCTTTGGCACCATAGCCACGAGTTCCGACCGTTTGCCGGCGGCACTTTGATGATTGATCGTGTTCGCTATGTTTTGCCCATGGGCAGTATTGGCAATTTGCTGGGGGGAACGATTGTACGTAGTGAGATTGAAAAGATCTTTGCTTACCGCCGCGAATATCTGATTAAAAATCTTGAACGGGATCTCGGTTTTAAATCCGAGACCGGTTTGCATCCTTAA
- a CDS encoding deoxyribodipyrimidine photo-lyase, producing the protein MGSMNFFWFRRDLRLDDNAGLYHALREGKPVLPVFIFDTDILEKLQDQDDRRVQFIYETVEELKRALQKKGSDLLVRHGKPKEVWATLLKEHKASAIFLNHDYEPSANKRDSEISELCKSLGVTFSSFKDQVIFEKDEIVTEARKPYTVYTPYKKKWLAGLSDFYLQSYPTTRYLPNLAKVKKPEAMPAITSIGFQKTDFEFPSLELSVKVLKNYEKDRDFPALENGTSHLGLHLRFGTLSVRELAREGRKFSQVWLSELVWREFFMQILHHFPIVETRSFRAEYEKVAWRKSKSDFERWCEGTTGYPLVDAGMRELNATGYMHNRVRMVTASFLTKHLLIHWYQGERYFARRLLDYDLAANNGNWQWAAGTGCDAAPYFRIFNPQAQLERFDKNSLYVRKWVPEFGTSRYPEPIVDHTFARQRALDAFKTALKK; encoded by the coding sequence ATGGGTTCCATGAATTTTTTCTGGTTTCGAAGAGATTTGCGCCTGGATGACAATGCGGGGCTTTATCACGCTTTGCGTGAAGGAAAACCTGTTCTTCCGGTCTTTATTTTTGACACTGACATTCTTGAAAAGCTTCAAGATCAAGACGACCGCCGGGTTCAGTTTATTTATGAAACCGTCGAGGAACTGAAGCGTGCGCTCCAGAAAAAAGGCAGTGACCTCTTGGTTCGCCACGGAAAGCCCAAAGAGGTGTGGGCGACGCTTTTAAAGGAGCATAAAGCGTCTGCGATTTTCTTAAACCATGATTATGAACCCTCCGCGAATAAACGCGATTCCGAAATCTCTGAACTTTGCAAGTCGCTGGGGGTGACTTTTTCTTCTTTTAAAGATCAGGTGATTTTTGAAAAAGATGAAATTGTCACGGAGGCCCGTAAGCCTTATACGGTGTATACTCCCTATAAGAAAAAATGGCTCGCGGGCCTTTCTGATTTTTATCTGCAGTCTTATCCGACAACACGCTATCTGCCGAATTTAGCAAAAGTGAAAAAGCCGGAGGCAATGCCGGCCATTACGAGCATTGGTTTTCAAAAGACAGACTTTGAGTTTCCTTCTCTGGAGTTGTCAGTAAAAGTTTTGAAAAACTATGAGAAAGACCGCGACTTCCCTGCGCTTGAAAATGGCACGAGCCATTTAGGGCTGCACTTGCGCTTTGGAACCCTGAGTGTTCGCGAGCTTGCCCGCGAGGGGCGCAAGTTTTCGCAAGTCTGGCTCAGTGAACTTGTGTGGCGTGAGTTTTTTATGCAAATCCTCCATCATTTTCCAATTGTCGAAACGCGGAGCTTTCGTGCGGAGTACGAAAAAGTTGCTTGGCGAAAGAGCAAATCCGACTTCGAACGCTGGTGCGAAGGGACCACGGGGTATCCCTTGGTCGATGCTGGTATGCGAGAACTCAATGCAACCGGGTATATGCACAACCGCGTCCGAATGGTGACAGCAAGTTTTCTGACGAAGCATCTGCTCATTCATTGGTATCAGGGTGAACGCTACTTTGCGCGGCGACTCTTGGATTATGATCTTGCGGCGAATAATGGCAATTGGCAATGGGCAGCGGGAACGGGTTGTGATGCGGCTCCCTACTTCCGGATTTTTAATCCTCAAGCTCAGCTCGAACGATTTGATAAAAATAGTTTGTACGTCCGGAAATGGGTTCCAGAATTTGGTACTTCCCGATATCCTGAGCCTATAGTAGATCATACATTTGCACGACAAAGAGCCTTGGACGCTTTCAAGACTGCTTTGAAGAAGTAG
- a CDS encoding AarF/ABC1/UbiB kinase family protein, whose protein sequence is MPKDKKPPVKELNKIKSSVFSRSLSMAKMTINAGASLAGHSLKNTFSSKEDKADNWKSFVKTQAQAVSSELGELKGSLMKAGQMLSMYGEHFLPPEANQFLKGLQSDSPALKWSAIEPVIRKNLSPDQLSQLEIEKEALSCASLGQVHRARIKATGEEIVLKIQYPDVDKAIDSDLKALKSLLGILKLVPKDFDLEPIFREVHDMLVQETDYELEARLTQDFYERVQDDSRYVVAKVYPQFSNRRILATSYEPSVRADSVEVQSLSDKRRNEIALDFLDLYLKELFFWHTVQTDPHIGNYGIRLNTDGTHNIVLYDFGATRTYGPEFMVPYQRMIGAALEADDTGLRAAAEELQFLDPNDKSELRALFEEFCFEFVEPFLTPDDPRLPPKVMDDKGNYDWKNTDLPQRLSKKIFTVIRQHAWRTPPREVIFLDRKTGGVFIFMSVLRARCQGRELLLKYLERSAGSTRR, encoded by the coding sequence ATGCCTAAAGACAAAAAACCACCTGTAAAAGAGCTCAATAAGATCAAGTCTTCGGTTTTCTCACGCAGTCTGTCCATGGCCAAAATGACCATCAACGCGGGCGCAAGCCTTGCCGGTCATAGCCTGAAGAACACCTTTTCCTCAAAAGAGGACAAAGCCGATAACTGGAAGAGCTTTGTAAAAACACAAGCGCAAGCCGTCAGCAGCGAACTCGGCGAACTCAAAGGCAGCCTCATGAAAGCCGGCCAAATGCTTTCGATGTATGGTGAACATTTTCTTCCGCCGGAAGCCAACCAGTTTCTAAAAGGTCTTCAGTCGGACTCCCCGGCTTTAAAATGGTCCGCCATCGAACCTGTCATTCGCAAAAATCTTTCACCGGACCAGCTTTCGCAGCTCGAGATAGAAAAAGAAGCGCTTTCATGCGCCTCCTTGGGCCAAGTTCACCGTGCACGCATCAAAGCCACCGGTGAAGAGATCGTACTGAAAATTCAATACCCGGATGTCGATAAAGCGATCGACAGTGACCTCAAGGCCTTGAAAAGTCTTTTAGGGATATTAAAACTCGTGCCGAAAGACTTTGATCTCGAGCCCATCTTCCGCGAAGTGCATGATATGCTCGTTCAAGAAACGGATTACGAACTGGAAGCGCGGCTCACTCAAGATTTCTATGAGCGCGTTCAGGATGATTCCCGCTACGTTGTCGCTAAAGTCTATCCGCAGTTTTCCAACCGTCGGATCCTAGCGACGTCTTACGAGCCTTCAGTCCGCGCTGACAGCGTCGAAGTTCAATCGCTCTCTGACAAACGCCGTAACGAAATTGCCTTGGATTTTTTGGATTTGTACTTAAAAGAACTTTTCTTCTGGCATACGGTGCAAACCGATCCTCATATCGGAAACTACGGAATTCGTTTAAATACAGATGGCACCCACAATATCGTCCTTTACGACTTCGGCGCAACCCGCACCTATGGACCTGAGTTCATGGTTCCTTATCAGCGCATGATAGGGGCGGCTCTTGAAGCGGACGACACCGGGCTTCGTGCGGCGGCGGAGGAATTACAATTCCTGGATCCAAACGATAAGTCCGAACTGAGAGCGCTCTTTGAAGAATTCTGCTTTGAATTTGTGGAACCGTTCTTAACACCGGACGATCCCCGCTTGCCCCCCAAAGTGATGGACGACAAAGGGAACTACGACTGGAAAAACACGGATCTCCCGCAACGCTTATCAAAGAAAATCTTTACGGTGATCCGGCAGCACGCCTGGCGAACGCCACCGCGGGAAGTGATTTTCCTCGATCGCAAGACCGGCGGAGTGTTTATTTTTATGTCGGTCTTACGGGCTCGCTGTCAGGGGCGGGAGCTTCTTTTGAAATATCTGGAGCGCTCAGCTGGCTCAACTCGGCGTTAA
- a CDS encoding response regulator — protein sequence MSLLRYPENLVGIKDRFFNKYLWAFYVLMVLLVGCLLAFSIFSARAQLKESAFSQTRSLTLALDEINRRQFDAMAVPLEYISTRIQERGGLDNVSDADLNRFFIRAQGFLAEGFIRSIYAVDKEGHVRLTTLVPYGQKLTVSYKDSPDFNYLRTQKNYTVFSSASASEIDKRKVISLNRTLRGADGRFQGLIGITRSVEDFETFYQNLHLPRGVSFTVFRDDGKVIYRFPDLSGAEGKSFAFSQSINMGGEGVIEGTSRIDGFEKVGYYKFSKAYGLMTYVGYNTDAIFSGWRLVSFSVLAIFLIFMSALMFLTNLVRKRQDSLRQTLEEHAAKEDLIRRIQEKTEVLTGHDFLRELGLQISKAFEVRNVAIGVLMPEHSNAVKFVVNWVDGTFGTDYIYDLKNTPFDNLKPGEFFVYPKSVSKIFTQDPMLSYRNVESCMGLVLQDSEQRAIGIMMIYSDKEMVDLPLKRTVLSVFAARAGAELERVHTDEIRKEVERLRKQIEERSLQSEKMEAIGTLAEGIAHDFNNILAIILATTEKMLSLHKDPKDQHYLEAIKRAGHRARHLVAQILIFSRKDESSVQLIQIKKIFSEVMDFLRATLPAQIRITLDLADCGDLNINADLNQIQQALLNLCVNAARAIGTEGGEIRITLRQAQIKDRPYVKWSLHYNGEEMDRDEIEKIFDPFYAQNIGMVVVQRIVSNHQGFIDVKSASGQGTDFEIFLPVVVNTEAVEEAKMTPYNFKSAQKVMIVDDEPEIGSLIKELLEIEGLQVDAFVDPITALKAFTELQSQYFMIISDLSMPGMSGVEFARKVREMNKKLPMVLWSGYHQFLDEELQDLNVKMLSKPVDVQKLLTLINAELSQLSAPDISKEAPAPDSEPVRPT from the coding sequence TTGAGCCTACTGCGCTATCCTGAAAATCTGGTCGGAATAAAGGATCGTTTCTTTAACAAGTACCTGTGGGCCTTCTATGTGCTCATGGTACTTCTTGTGGGCTGCCTCTTGGCTTTTTCTATTTTTTCGGCGCGAGCTCAACTAAAAGAATCCGCATTTTCTCAAACCCGTTCTTTGACCTTGGCTTTGGATGAAATCAACCGCCGCCAATTTGATGCGATGGCCGTCCCTCTGGAATACATTTCAACCCGCATCCAAGAACGCGGTGGCTTAGACAATGTCAGCGATGCGGATCTCAATCGTTTCTTTATACGGGCGCAGGGCTTCCTTGCTGAGGGCTTTATCCGTTCAATTTACGCCGTCGATAAAGAAGGCCATGTGCGCTTAACAACATTGGTTCCGTACGGCCAAAAACTGACTGTTTCCTATAAAGACTCTCCGGATTTTAATTACCTCCGTACGCAAAAGAACTACACCGTGTTTTCGTCAGCATCGGCTTCTGAGATCGACAAGCGCAAAGTGATTTCTCTTAATAGAACTCTTCGAGGCGCTGATGGCCGCTTTCAAGGGTTGATCGGAATCACTCGCTCGGTTGAGGACTTTGAGACCTTTTACCAAAATTTGCATCTTCCTCGGGGAGTGAGTTTCACGGTCTTCCGTGATGACGGCAAAGTTATTTACCGCTTTCCTGACCTCAGCGGTGCTGAAGGAAAGAGTTTTGCTTTCTCTCAAAGTATTAATATGGGGGGCGAGGGCGTTATTGAAGGCACGAGCCGTATCGATGGGTTTGAAAAAGTCGGCTACTACAAATTTTCAAAAGCTTATGGCTTAATGACCTACGTTGGCTACAACACCGATGCGATCTTTTCCGGCTGGAGGCTGGTCAGCTTCTCGGTGCTTGCGATTTTCTTGATCTTCATGAGCGCACTGATGTTTTTAACCAATCTCGTACGGAAGCGCCAGGATTCTCTGCGCCAGACCCTGGAAGAGCATGCCGCCAAAGAAGATCTTATTCGCCGTATTCAAGAGAAAACCGAAGTTCTGACCGGCCACGATTTCCTGCGTGAGCTTGGTTTGCAGATTTCAAAGGCCTTCGAAGTTCGGAATGTCGCAATCGGTGTTCTCATGCCGGAGCATTCGAATGCGGTGAAGTTTGTTGTCAACTGGGTTGATGGCACGTTCGGTACGGATTACATCTATGATCTTAAAAACACGCCATTTGATAATTTGAAGCCGGGCGAGTTCTTTGTTTATCCAAAATCGGTCAGCAAAATATTCACTCAAGATCCCATGCTGAGTTATCGCAATGTCGAGTCCTGCATGGGGCTCGTGCTCCAAGACTCTGAACAGCGTGCGATCGGCATCATGATGATATACAGCGATAAAGAAATGGTGGATCTGCCGCTCAAACGCACAGTTCTTTCAGTGTTTGCGGCGCGCGCGGGGGCCGAGCTCGAACGAGTGCACACTGATGAGATTCGTAAAGAAGTGGAACGTCTGCGCAAACAAATCGAGGAACGGTCGTTGCAGTCAGAAAAAATGGAGGCCATCGGAACGCTGGCTGAGGGCATTGCCCATGACTTTAATAACATTCTTGCCATTATTCTTGCGACGACCGAGAAAATGTTGAGTCTTCACAAGGATCCGAAAGACCAACACTACCTCGAGGCGATTAAGCGTGCTGGCCATAGAGCACGTCACTTGGTGGCGCAGATCTTGATTTTCAGCAGAAAAGACGAGTCTTCCGTGCAGCTCATTCAGATTAAGAAAATTTTTTCTGAAGTGATGGATTTCTTGCGAGCGACATTGCCAGCGCAGATCCGTATTACCTTGGATCTGGCAGACTGCGGAGATCTCAATATCAATGCGGATCTGAATCAGATTCAGCAGGCGCTTCTGAACCTGTGTGTTAATGCAGCAAGGGCGATTGGCACAGAAGGCGGAGAAATCCGTATCACACTTCGACAAGCGCAAATCAAAGATCGTCCTTACGTGAAGTGGAGTTTGCATTACAACGGCGAAGAAATGGATCGTGATGAAATTGAAAAGATTTTCGACCCATTTTACGCACAAAATATCGGTATGGTGGTGGTGCAAAGGATCGTCAGCAATCACCAAGGATTTATCGATGTGAAGAGCGCCTCCGGACAAGGAACTGATTTTGAAATCTTCCTTCCGGTGGTTGTAAATACAGAGGCGGTCGAGGAAGCGAAAATGACTCCGTATAATTTCAAGTCGGCGCAAAAAGTAATGATCGTCGACGATGAGCCGGAAATTGGTTCCTTGATCAAGGAGCTTCTGGAGATTGAAGGACTTCAGGTGGATGCATTTGTGGATCCGATCACGGCATTAAAAGCGTTTACCGAGCTGCAAAGCCAGTATTTCATGATTATCTCGGATCTTTCAATGCCGGGCATGTCCGGCGTTGAATTCGCGCGCAAAGTGCGTGAGATGAACAAGAAATTGCCGATGGTTCTGTGGTCCGGCTATCATCAGTTTCTCGATGAGGAATTGCAGGATCTCAACGTGAAAATGCTGAGTAAGCCGGTGGATGTGCAAAAGCTTTTAACTCTGATTAACGCCGAGTTGAGCCAGCTGAGCGCTCCAGATATTTCAAAAGAAGCTCCCGCCCCTGACAGCGAGCCCGTAAGACCGACATAA
- a CDS encoding COX15/CtaA family protein, with translation MKTQSQLHRFAQFLLFYTLLVILWGAWVRISHSGDGCGASWPLCNGQVIPEAEHKKTWVEFSHRMTSGLFGLLVIYMYWMGRKIAPKGTALRKALLAVLVLMITEALLGAKLVLFGLVGNNDSFFRLFAMGLHQVNSLLLSGMVALVALFSSDLPTRALAAAKVAAKKPLPKGALAFLVFFVVVAITGAFASLSSTLFPSESVLEGITKDFAPDAHYLLRIRISHPILATLIGGGLALFFWLKSQDETNEVLRKSTLQVALMFAVAVVFGYLTLFSLAPIWMKVLHLLIAHLVWIVLLRWYVLKKLTR, from the coding sequence ATGAAAACACAATCTCAACTGCACCGCTTCGCTCAGTTCCTCTTGTTCTACACCTTGCTTGTGATTTTATGGGGGGCGTGGGTGCGGATTTCCCACTCGGGTGACGGCTGCGGCGCGAGCTGGCCTCTGTGCAACGGCCAGGTGATTCCCGAAGCCGAACATAAGAAAACCTGGGTGGAGTTTAGCCATCGCATGACTTCAGGCCTGTTTGGTTTGCTTGTGATTTACATGTACTGGATGGGGCGTAAAATCGCTCCGAAAGGCACCGCTCTTCGTAAAGCGCTTCTTGCAGTTCTCGTTTTAATGATCACCGAAGCCCTCTTGGGCGCAAAACTCGTTCTGTTTGGGCTTGTAGGCAATAATGACTCTTTCTTCCGTCTGTTTGCGATGGGTCTGCACCAAGTGAATTCTTTATTGCTCTCAGGCATGGTGGCGCTGGTCGCTCTCTTCTCGAGTGATTTGCCGACACGAGCTTTGGCGGCTGCCAAAGTAGCGGCGAAGAAACCTTTGCCAAAGGGAGCACTTGCGTTCTTGGTGTTCTTTGTGGTGGTCGCCATCACCGGCGCGTTTGCTTCTTTATCCTCGACACTGTTCCCGTCAGAGTCTGTCCTTGAAGGCATCACAAAAGATTTTGCTCCGGATGCCCACTATCTTTTGCGTATTCGTATTTCGCACCCGATCTTGGCGACATTGATCGGCGGCGGGCTTGCACTATTTTTCTGGCTAAAATCACAGGACGAAACCAATGAAGTTCTTCGCAAAAGCACTCTGCAAGTAGCACTGATGTTTGCGGTGGCGGTGGTCTTTGGCTATCTCACGCTCTTTAGTCTTGCGCCGATTTGGATGAAGGTCCTTCATCTTCTCATCGCCCACCTGGTGTGGATCGTGCTTTTACGCTGGTATGTTTTGAAAAAGCTCACCCGTTAG